In Jejubacter calystegiae, the following are encoded in one genomic region:
- a CDS encoding zinc-dependent alcohol dehydrogenase produces the protein MHSVTRVFLPDVNRVMTEEKEQPDEPLQPDEVRIVTRFLGICGSDLHVLKGHHPVGKPPIVPGHEIAAVVSETGADVTHLRPGDNVVVDPIMPCLDCPACRSGRFNLCFPPRVAGFRIPGFARSSMVVPARNLHKAPPELPMKVLAFAEPVACAHHCVTRLPESQRDRVLVIGAGTIGLSIIQALRIVGAREIAVVEPDERKRALALKLGAQRVVAPGKLAEDESFSGVIDVVAAPATIMEACLKVEPGGTVVCMGVPRGNCEIPLAHMQRFERSLVSSGMYVPEDFEAAISWLSQGLFDTRDLITDIFPVSQAPQAFERAQTPTSIKVLIEFGR, from the coding sequence ATGCATTCAGTAACCCGCGTTTTTCTGCCTGATGTCAACAGGGTGATGACGGAAGAAAAAGAGCAGCCGGATGAGCCGCTTCAGCCCGATGAGGTCAGGATCGTCACGCGCTTTCTGGGGATCTGCGGTTCCGATCTCCATGTGCTGAAGGGGCACCACCCGGTGGGAAAACCGCCTATCGTGCCGGGCCATGAGATTGCCGCCGTGGTCAGCGAAACCGGCGCCGACGTGACCCACCTGCGCCCCGGGGACAATGTGGTTGTCGACCCGATCATGCCTTGCCTCGACTGCCCGGCATGTCGGAGTGGACGTTTTAACCTCTGCTTTCCCCCAAGGGTCGCGGGTTTTCGGATTCCGGGGTTCGCCCGTTCCAGCATGGTGGTGCCCGCCCGAAACCTGCATAAAGCGCCGCCGGAGCTGCCCATGAAGGTGCTGGCCTTTGCCGAACCGGTGGCCTGTGCTCACCACTGCGTGACCCGGCTACCGGAAAGTCAGCGTGACAGGGTGCTGGTCATTGGTGCGGGCACTATCGGTCTGTCGATCATCCAGGCCCTGAGAATCGTTGGGGCCAGGGAGATCGCGGTGGTGGAGCCGGATGAACGAAAACGGGCGCTGGCATTGAAACTCGGAGCCCAACGGGTGGTGGCCCCCGGGAAACTGGCAGAAGACGAGAGTTTCAGCGGCGTTATCGACGTGGTGGCGGCGCCCGCCACCATTATGGAGGCCTGTTTGAAGGTTGAGCCGGGCGGCACCGTCGTCTGCATGGGGGTGCCACGCGGCAACTGCGAAATCCCGCTGGCCCATATGCAGCGCTTTGAACGCAGCCTGGTCAGTTCCGGTATGTACGTGCCGGAAGATTTCGAGGCCGCCATCAGCTGGCTCTCTCAGGGGCTGTTCGATACCCGGGATCTGATCACCGATATTTTTCCGGTATCCCAGGCTCCGCAGGCGTTTGAACGGGCGCAGACGCCAACGTCGATCAAAGTGCTTATCGAATTCGGACGCTAA
- a CDS encoding MFS transporter: MSVKEKAFGTGVPEHVARRRVVIASFMGALLEWYDFFIFGTAAGLVFNSLFFPAENAMVGTIAAFAAFGVGFVSRPLGGLIFGHFGDLIGRKVTLIWTLSIVGVSTFLIGLLPTWQQVGIWAPIMLMVIRLIQGVGLGGEYGGAALMTFESVPEKRRGFFCSIPQTASCAGIMLATGVFALCNYLLTAEQFMAWGWRIPFLLSAVMLLVGMYIRVNIEETADFKQVKKVKRHDRQKILETPMAQREPSASKPKESIPLVLLLRQHLKGVMLAFGARLVEAVSSNIINAFGIAYLASQLAMDRSIPLNSMLLASAIGLIVCPLSGWISDQVGLRRVYLFGAAFCALFAFPFFMLLNTGDPLLIALAMIIGYNLGPTAMFAVQPTMYANMFSTQVRYTGLSVAYQFSAIPGGMTPLIAALLLAAGDGAPWYVASYFVAVSLLSLLCVWMIKNKGEEAVADASSLPGNRAMTG, translated from the coding sequence ATGTCAGTTAAAGAGAAAGCCTTCGGCACAGGGGTGCCGGAGCATGTCGCACGCAGAAGGGTGGTGATTGCCAGTTTTATGGGAGCACTGCTGGAATGGTATGACTTCTTTATTTTTGGCACCGCCGCCGGTCTGGTGTTTAATTCGCTGTTTTTCCCGGCGGAAAACGCCATGGTCGGGACCATAGCCGCCTTTGCCGCCTTTGGCGTCGGCTTTGTTTCCCGCCCGCTGGGCGGATTAATATTCGGCCATTTTGGCGATCTGATTGGCCGAAAGGTGACCCTGATCTGGACGCTGTCTATCGTGGGGGTCTCGACCTTCCTGATTGGTCTGCTGCCCACCTGGCAGCAGGTGGGGATCTGGGCGCCGATCATGCTGATGGTTATTCGGCTGATTCAGGGGGTCGGTCTGGGCGGAGAGTACGGCGGTGCGGCGCTGATGACCTTTGAATCGGTACCGGAAAAGCGGCGCGGCTTCTTTTGCTCGATACCGCAGACGGCTTCCTGCGCCGGTATCATGCTGGCCACTGGCGTGTTCGCACTCTGTAATTATCTGCTGACGGCAGAGCAGTTTATGGCATGGGGCTGGCGTATTCCGTTCCTGCTCTCGGCCGTGATGCTGCTGGTGGGCATGTATATCCGGGTCAATATCGAAGAGACCGCCGATTTTAAACAGGTCAAAAAAGTGAAGCGCCACGACCGGCAGAAGATTCTGGAGACGCCGATGGCGCAGCGTGAACCGTCGGCGAGCAAGCCTAAAGAGAGCATTCCGCTGGTCCTGTTACTTCGCCAGCACCTTAAAGGGGTGATGCTGGCATTCGGCGCCCGGCTGGTGGAGGCGGTCTCCTCCAACATCATTAATGCCTTTGGGATCGCCTATCTGGCGAGCCAGCTGGCGATGGATCGCAGTATTCCCCTGAACAGCATGCTGTTGGCTTCCGCCATAGGGCTTATCGTCTGCCCGCTGTCGGGTTGGATCTCCGATCAGGTGGGGCTGCGCCGGGTCTATCTGTTTGGCGCTGCTTTCTGCGCGCTGTTTGCCTTCCCTTTCTTTATGTTGCTTAACACCGGCGATCCGCTGCTGATCGCGCTGGCGATGATTATTGGCTATAACCTGGGGCCGACGGCGATGTTCGCCGTGCAGCCCACCATGTACGCCAATATGTTCTCTACCCAGGTGCGTTATACCGGACTTTCCGTGGCCTATCAGTTCTCTGCGATCCCCGGCGGCATGACGCCGCTGATCGCCGCGCTGCTGCTGGCGGCGGGTGACGGGGCGCCCTGGTATGTGGCCAGCTATTTTGTAGCGGTGTCGCTGCTGTCGCTGCTGTGCGTCTGGATGATTAAAAACAAAGGAGAGGAGGCTGTGGCTGACGCCAGCTCGCTGCCCGGAAACCGGGCTATGACCGGGTAA
- the entS gene encoding enterobactin transporter EntS, whose amino-acid sequence MKQNSKHSLWLNLSLLKSHPAFRAVFLARFISILSLGLLGVAVPVQIQQLTGSTLQVGLAVTLTGSAMFVGLMTGGVLADRYERKRLILLARSTCGIGFIGLCLNAMLPEPSLVAIYLLGIWDGLFASIGVTALLAATPGLVGRENLMQAGAITMLTVRLGSVISPMFGGLLLAWGGVAWNYGLAAAGTFITLLPLLSLPRQPPPEQPRQHPLRSLVEGLRFLLSHPLVGGVALIGALLTMASAVRVLYPALAGHWSMSESQIGLLYAAVPLGAAIGALTSGSIAHCARPGLVMMGATIASFVAVGLFSLMPVWAGGAFCLALFGYLSAISSLLQYTLIQTQTPDQMLGRINGLWTAQNVTGDAIGAALLGGMGVALTPVSSASVSGFALALAGILVLVLFSQLRRFYQAPAQTPVEEAS is encoded by the coding sequence ATGAAGCAAAATTCTAAACATTCTCTATGGCTGAATCTCAGCCTGTTGAAAAGCCATCCCGCCTTCCGCGCGGTATTCCTGGCGCGTTTTATCTCTATTCTCTCTCTCGGACTGCTCGGCGTGGCCGTGCCGGTGCAGATCCAACAGCTTACGGGCTCCACTTTGCAGGTGGGGCTGGCTGTCACCCTTACCGGCAGCGCGATGTTTGTGGGGCTGATGACGGGCGGCGTTCTGGCGGATCGCTATGAGCGTAAGCGGTTAATTCTGCTGGCCCGCAGCACCTGCGGCATCGGTTTTATTGGATTGTGCCTGAATGCCATGTTGCCGGAGCCCTCGCTGGTCGCCATCTACCTGCTGGGGATCTGGGACGGGCTGTTCGCCTCGATTGGCGTGACGGCGCTGCTGGCGGCGACGCCTGGCCTGGTGGGGCGCGAAAACCTGATGCAGGCCGGGGCCATCACCATGCTGACGGTGCGCCTGGGTTCAGTGATCTCGCCGATGTTCGGCGGTCTGCTGCTCGCCTGGGGCGGCGTGGCCTGGAACTATGGTCTGGCGGCGGCGGGCACCTTTATCACGCTATTGCCGCTGCTGAGCCTGCCACGCCAGCCGCCGCCGGAACAGCCGCGTCAGCATCCGCTGCGGTCGCTGGTGGAAGGGCTACGTTTTCTGTTAAGCCACCCGCTGGTCGGGGGCGTAGCGCTGATTGGCGCGCTGCTGACCATGGCCAGCGCGGTGCGGGTGCTCTATCCGGCGCTGGCCGGACACTGGTCGATGAGCGAATCGCAGATTGGTCTGCTGTATGCGGCGGTGCCGCTCGGCGCGGCTATCGGGGCGCTGACCAGCGGGTCTATTGCCCACTGTGCGCGACCGGGGCTGGTGATGATGGGGGCGACCATCGCCTCCTTTGTGGCCGTCGGGCTGTTCAGCCTGATGCCGGTCTGGGCGGGCGGCGCTTTCTGTCTGGCGCTGTTCGGTTATCTGAGCGCCATCAGTTCGCTGTTGCAGTACACCCTGATTCAGACCCAGACGCCGGACCAGATGCTGGGCCGTATTAACGGTCTGTGGACGGCGCAAAACGTGACTGGCGATGCGATTGGCGCTGCGCTGTTAGGGGGCATGGGCGTGGCGCTGACGCCGGTCAGTTCCGCCAGCGTAAGCGGTTTTGCGTTAGCGCTGGCGGGGATACTGGTGCTGGTGCTGTTCAGCCAGTTGCGGCGTTTCTACCAGGCGCCTGCGCAGACGCCGGTAGAAGAAGCATCATGA
- the fepD gene encoding Fe(3+)-siderophore ABC transporter permease produces MSASRLSARGVVLLSLVIVLVLMAALSLLIGARPLSPDVVLQALGGQCRSADCVVVLDARLPRTLAGLLAGAALGVAGALMQTLTRNPLADPGLLGVNAGASFAIVLGAAIGGMSSPMSLLGLAFGGALLASAVVALTGSQGGGQLSPVRLTLAGVALAAVLEGLSSGIALLNPVVYDQLRYWQAGSLDIRTFSTLRIIAPMVALGLVMAMLLARALNSLSMGSDTATALGSRVARTQIFGLLTIALLCGSATALVGPIAFIGLMMPHMARWLIGPDHRWSLPVTLLATPSLLLGADILGRLLVPGELRVSVVSAFIGAPVLIWLVRRRRSGAAM; encoded by the coding sequence ATGTCGGCTTCTCGCTTGTCAGCACGCGGCGTTGTGCTGTTGAGCCTGGTAATAGTACTGGTGTTGATGGCGGCCCTGAGTCTGCTGATTGGCGCCCGTCCCCTCTCCCCTGATGTGGTATTACAGGCACTGGGCGGTCAGTGCCGCAGCGCCGATTGCGTTGTGGTGCTGGACGCCCGTCTTCCCCGTACCCTTGCCGGTCTGCTGGCAGGCGCTGCGCTGGGCGTCGCTGGCGCCTTAATGCAGACGCTTACCCGCAACCCGCTGGCCGACCCTGGCCTGCTGGGGGTCAACGCCGGCGCCAGCTTCGCCATCGTGCTGGGCGCCGCCATTGGGGGGATGTCCTCACCCATGTCGTTACTGGGCCTTGCTTTCGGCGGTGCACTGCTGGCCTCTGCTGTGGTAGCCCTGACCGGCAGCCAGGGCGGCGGTCAGCTAAGCCCGGTACGTCTGACCCTGGCGGGCGTGGCCCTCGCCGCCGTGCTGGAAGGCTTAAGCAGCGGTATCGCGCTGCTCAATCCGGTAGTTTACGACCAGTTACGCTACTGGCAGGCCGGTTCACTGGATATTCGTACCTTTTCCACTCTCAGGATTATTGCCCCAATGGTGGCCCTGGGGCTGGTCATGGCGATGCTGCTGGCCCGTGCGCTTAACAGCCTGAGTATGGGCAGTGATACCGCCACCGCCCTTGGCAGCCGGGTGGCGCGTACTCAAATCTTCGGACTGTTAACCATCGCCCTGCTGTGCGGCAGCGCCACCGCCCTTGTCGGCCCGATTGCCTTTATTGGTCTGATGATGCCCCATATGGCGCGCTGGCTGATCGGCCCCGATCACCGATGGTCGCTGCCAGTGACCCTGCTTGCCACCCCGTCGCTGTTGTTGGGCGCCGATATTCTGGGGCGCCTGCTGGTGCCCGGTGAGCTTCGGGTATCGGTGGTCAGCGCCTTTATCGGGGCGCCGGTATTGATCTGGCTGGTCCGCCGCAGGCGGTCGGGAGCGGCCATGTGA
- the fepG gene encoding iron-enterobactin ABC transporter permease produces the protein MGIWSLASGAVPLSARQVLDALLGQGARNVSLVVVEWRLPRVLMALLVGAALGVSGAIFQSLLRNPLGSPDVMGFNTGAWSGVLVAMVLFGNHYTAIAFAAMAGGILTSLVVWLFAWRNGIETFRLIIIGIGVRAMLVAFNTWLLLQASLETALSAGLWNAGSLNGLTWGKTLPAAPLIVLMLVAGALLVRRMRIMEMGDDTANALGICVERSRVLLMLVAVLLTASSVALAGPVSFVALVAPHIAHRLSGTARWGLLQAGACGGVLLLAADLCAQRLFMPYQLPVGVVTVSIGGLYLIALLIQESRKR, from the coding sequence ATGGGGATCTGGAGTCTCGCCAGCGGCGCGGTTCCGCTTAGCGCCCGCCAGGTGCTGGACGCCCTGCTCGGCCAGGGGGCGCGTAATGTGTCGCTGGTAGTGGTGGAATGGCGTCTGCCGCGCGTGCTGATGGCACTGCTGGTCGGCGCGGCGCTTGGCGTGAGCGGCGCTATCTTCCAGTCGCTGCTGCGCAACCCGCTCGGCAGCCCGGACGTCATGGGCTTTAATACCGGCGCCTGGAGCGGCGTACTGGTGGCGATGGTGCTGTTCGGCAATCACTACACCGCCATTGCCTTTGCCGCCATGGCGGGCGGTATTCTGACCTCGCTGGTGGTCTGGCTGTTCGCCTGGCGCAACGGCATCGAAACCTTCCGCCTGATTATTATCGGCATCGGCGTGCGCGCCATGCTGGTGGCCTTTAATACCTGGCTGCTGCTTCAGGCTTCGCTGGAAACCGCCCTTTCCGCCGGCCTCTGGAACGCCGGTTCCCTGAACGGCCTGACATGGGGCAAAACCCTGCCCGCAGCGCCGCTGATTGTTCTGATGCTGGTAGCAGGCGCCCTGCTGGTACGCCGGATGCGAATTATGGAGATGGGCGACGATACCGCCAACGCGCTGGGGATTTGTGTTGAACGTTCACGTGTACTGCTGATGCTGGTGGCGGTTCTGCTTACCGCCAGTTCCGTAGCGCTGGCCGGGCCAGTCTCCTTTGTGGCGCTGGTGGCCCCCCATATCGCCCATCGACTGAGCGGCACCGCGCGCTGGGGATTACTGCAGGCCGGGGCCTGTGGCGGCGTGCTGCTACTGGCGGCGGATCTGTGCGCCCAGCGCCTGTTTATGCCCTACCAGCTTCCTGTAGGTGTGGTCACCGTCAGTATCGGCGGCCTCTACCTTATTGCCTTGTTGATTCAGGAGTCCCGCAAAAGATGA
- a CDS encoding GntR family transcriptional regulator, which yields MTGSRTSPIPLYIQIADAMRRRIAQGIWSGGALIPSLEQLAQEFQASRVTVRQAVQMLTGEGLLHPQRGKGTRVSGELPQPLPVSVVTSLDQLSASFRATTPELLQIEEGTQRPGLQEGDGNLAESYVYMKRLHVRDNAPYCIISLYLDTQIFHTAPQRFRQQTVIPLLLEQHRDRIHHARQILTLGESDSETSHLLHMPLHAPVAYIRRIFTDAAGVVVYFADVTYRGDALRLEMTLTP from the coding sequence ATGACAGGTTCCCGCACCAGCCCGATTCCTCTCTATATTCAGATTGCCGACGCCATGCGTCGCCGCATCGCGCAGGGGATCTGGTCTGGCGGCGCGCTCATTCCTTCGCTGGAACAGCTGGCGCAGGAGTTCCAGGCCTCACGGGTGACGGTACGTCAGGCAGTGCAAATGCTTACTGGCGAAGGACTACTGCATCCCCAGCGCGGTAAGGGAACCCGGGTTAGCGGTGAACTACCGCAGCCGCTGCCGGTAAGCGTCGTCACCTCGCTGGACCAACTGAGCGCCAGCTTCCGCGCCACCACGCCCGAACTGCTGCAGATCGAAGAAGGTACTCAGAGACCGGGACTTCAGGAGGGGGACGGTAACCTGGCGGAAAGCTATGTCTATATGAAGCGTCTCCACGTCCGGGATAACGCCCCCTACTGCATTATCTCCCTCTATCTGGATACCCAGATATTTCATACCGCTCCCCAACGCTTTCGCCAGCAGACCGTCATTCCGCTACTGCTGGAACAGCACCGCGATCGTATTCACCACGCGCGCCAGATTCTGACCCTGGGCGAAAGCGACAGTGAAACCAGCCACCTGCTGCACATGCCGCTGCACGCCCCGGTGGCTTATATCCGCCGCATCTTTACCGACGCGGCGGGAGTGGTGGTCTATTTTGCCGATGTCACCTACCGCGGCGATGCGCTGCGGCTGGAAATGACGCTAACGCCCTGA
- the fepC gene encoding iron-enterobactin ABC transporter ATP-binding protein, which yields MTTATRLRGEQLRLGYGKQIVVDNLSVTIPEGKFTAIIGPNGCGKSTLLRTLSRLMKPMHGHVWLDGEQIQNFNTKEVARRIGLLAQNASAPGDISVRELVARGRYPHQPLFSRWSQKDEEAVVQAMQATAIESLADQPVDTLSGGQRQRAWIAMVLAQQTEIMLLDEPTTWLDISHQIDLMELLSELNRNQGYTLAAVLHDLNQACRYATHLIALREGAIIAEGAPKEIVTAELIERIYGLRCMIIEDPVAGTPLVVPLGRG from the coding sequence ATGACCACAGCAACCCGACTGCGCGGCGAACAGCTTCGGCTGGGCTACGGTAAACAGATTGTGGTGGATAACCTTAGCGTCACCATTCCGGAAGGGAAGTTTACCGCCATTATCGGTCCTAACGGCTGCGGTAAATCGACGCTGCTGCGCACCCTGAGCCGCCTGATGAAGCCGATGCACGGCCATGTCTGGCTCGACGGCGAGCAGATCCAGAACTTCAATACCAAAGAGGTGGCCCGGCGTATCGGCCTGCTGGCCCAGAATGCCAGCGCGCCGGGCGATATCAGCGTACGCGAACTGGTCGCCCGCGGGCGCTACCCCCACCAGCCGCTGTTTTCACGCTGGAGCCAGAAGGATGAAGAGGCCGTGGTTCAGGCCATGCAGGCCACTGCCATAGAGTCACTGGCCGACCAGCCGGTGGATACCCTGTCCGGCGGCCAGCGCCAGCGTGCCTGGATAGCCATGGTACTGGCCCAGCAGACCGAAATCATGCTGCTGGACGAACCCACCACCTGGCTCGATATCAGCCACCAGATCGATCTGATGGAACTTCTGAGCGAGCTTAACCGCAATCAGGGCTACACCCTGGCGGCGGTACTGCACGACCTGAACCAGGCCTGCCGCTACGCCACGCACCTTATCGCCCTGCGCGAAGGGGCCATCATCGCCGAAGGAGCGCCGAAAGAGATCGTCACCGCAGAACTTATCGAGCGCATCTATGGGCTACGCTGCATGATTATTGAGGATCCGGTGGCCGGTACCCCTTTGGTGGTGCCGCTGGGGCGGGGGTAA
- a CDS encoding aldehyde dehydrogenase family protein has protein sequence MSDYRYVFHNFTAGQRQSAAGQLWHTHNPAHPGRAVGEYRFTAPEQLDEVVALARQAQRQWREVPQIQRVGQVQRFIDAIALRREEIARAIVLEQGKPWDEALGEVDKSCAEARMMAAFACSEQGRVMPTARPGFTNSIRWRPLGVVAAITPWNFPILTPMRKLAPALLFGNAIILKPSEYTPAAACLVAECARDILPDGLLQLIAGQGEVGAALVGHPGVDGVTFTGSVAVGRQIYQGAAQHLARVSLELGGKNAAIIHDTDDMDQTLDAISGAALACSGQRCTSISRVLVPAERENEVVAGLKARLQTLVAGDGLQQGVTLGPLIHDAHLQKVSAMVRQALDDGATLICGAEALSPPQAPEGFFYAPTLLTGVTPHMVIAREEIFGPVITVQRYSTFDEALAIVNDVEYGLTAALFSQDNQLIERFARECETGMLHINHGSVPDNHMPFGGVKHSGVGEHSVGPDAFRFYMTEHAVYNRFQSSGR, from the coding sequence ATGAGCGACTATCGCTATGTTTTCCATAATTTTACCGCAGGTCAGCGCCAGTCAGCGGCGGGCCAGCTGTGGCACACCCATAATCCTGCGCATCCAGGCCGGGCGGTGGGGGAGTATCGTTTTACGGCGCCGGAACAGCTGGATGAAGTGGTGGCGCTGGCCCGCCAGGCGCAGCGTCAGTGGCGGGAAGTACCGCAGATTCAGCGTGTCGGGCAGGTTCAGCGCTTTATCGACGCCATTGCACTGCGCAGAGAGGAGATTGCCCGGGCCATTGTGCTGGAGCAGGGGAAGCCCTGGGACGAGGCGCTGGGAGAGGTGGATAAATCCTGTGCCGAAGCGCGCATGATGGCGGCGTTTGCCTGTTCGGAGCAGGGGCGCGTGATGCCGACGGCCCGTCCGGGATTCACCAATAGCATCCGCTGGCGCCCGCTGGGGGTGGTTGCTGCCATTACCCCCTGGAACTTCCCGATACTGACGCCCATGCGCAAGCTGGCGCCGGCCTTGCTGTTCGGCAATGCCATTATCCTGAAACCGTCGGAATATACCCCGGCCGCGGCCTGCCTGGTGGCGGAGTGCGCCCGGGATATCCTGCCGGACGGACTGCTTCAGTTGATTGCAGGTCAGGGGGAAGTGGGGGCGGCGCTGGTGGGTCATCCGGGGGTGGACGGCGTCACCTTTACCGGCTCCGTAGCGGTGGGACGCCAGATTTACCAGGGGGCGGCGCAGCATCTGGCCCGGGTTTCGCTGGAACTGGGGGGGAAAAACGCTGCCATTATTCATGATACCGATGATATGGACCAGACGCTGGATGCCATTAGCGGCGCTGCACTGGCCTGTAGCGGTCAGCGTTGTACCAGCATCAGTCGGGTTCTGGTGCCTGCGGAACGGGAAAACGAGGTTGTGGCCGGGCTAAAGGCGCGGCTACAGACTCTGGTGGCGGGGGATGGGTTACAGCAGGGGGTGACGCTGGGGCCGCTAATCCACGACGCCCATCTGCAAAAGGTGAGCGCGATGGTGCGGCAGGCGCTTGACGATGGCGCTACCCTGATCTGCGGCGCGGAGGCGCTGAGCCCGCCTCAGGCGCCGGAAGGCTTCTTCTATGCTCCGACCCTGCTGACCGGGGTGACGCCGCACATGGTTATTGCCAGAGAGGAGATCTTTGGCCCGGTTATCACCGTGCAGCGCTACAGCACTTTCGATGAGGCGCTGGCGATCGTCAATGATGTGGAGTATGGCCTGACCGCGGCGCTGTTTAGCCAGGATAACCAACTGATCGAACGTTTCGCCCGAGAATGTGAGACCGGCATGCTGCATATCAACCACGGCAGCGTTCCCGATAACCATATGCCGTTTGGTGGCGTGAAACACTCCGGCGTTGGCGAGCATTCGGTGGGGCCAGACGCGTTTCGCTTCTATATGACTGAACACGCGGTCTATAACCGCTTCCAGTCATCAGGGCGTTAG
- a CDS encoding mandelate racemase/muconate lactonizing enzyme family protein: MTGNHIILLNEVLSMPEHAPLFTQRDAAFTLDRIETFILRYPLREPVRTSFGVMHSRPALLVRVTDHHGATGWGEAWCNFPACGAEHRQRLIDDVYAPLLRHRAFEHPAMLFEQASRQTTVLAIQSGEPGPMSQALAAIDMAVWDMCARRSHQPLWRYLNGHRDRIPVYASGLNPTGSDALVEEKRQAGYQAFKLKVGFGHDQDLQTVSHIRSLIGEQSLLMLDANQAWTFDDALTMAEQLATWRPEWLEEPMRADTPLARWRQLAEHSPIPLAGGENLTGTEAFNNAMDCWLKIVQPDTAKWGGVSGVMQLIPDIQRRGLRYCPHYLGAGIGLLVSAHLLAASGGDGMLEIDANPNPLREWLCGPLARLQAGHAQLGDAPGIGITPDIEQLQRQLPH, encoded by the coding sequence TTGACGGGTAACCACATCATCCTGCTTAACGAGGTACTTTCTATGCCCGAACACGCCCCCCTGTTCACCCAACGCGATGCCGCCTTTACCCTGGATCGCATCGAAACCTTTATTCTGCGCTACCCACTCCGTGAGCCGGTCCGCACCTCTTTCGGGGTAATGCACAGCCGCCCGGCGCTGCTGGTTCGGGTGACCGATCACCATGGCGCCACCGGCTGGGGCGAGGCCTGGTGTAACTTTCCGGCCTGCGGCGCCGAACATCGCCAGCGGCTCATCGATGATGTTTACGCCCCGCTGCTGCGCCATCGTGCCTTTGAGCATCCGGCCATGCTCTTTGAACAGGCCAGCCGTCAGACCACGGTCCTTGCCATTCAGTCCGGCGAACCGGGCCCGATGTCCCAGGCGCTGGCCGCTATCGATATGGCGGTCTGGGATATGTGCGCCCGCCGCAGCCACCAGCCCTTGTGGCGTTATCTGAACGGCCACCGGGATCGCATCCCGGTTTACGCCAGCGGTCTGAACCCCACCGGCAGCGACGCCCTGGTGGAAGAGAAGCGCCAGGCAGGATACCAGGCCTTTAAGCTGAAGGTCGGTTTCGGCCACGACCAGGATCTTCAGACGGTCTCCCATATCCGCAGCCTGATCGGAGAACAGAGCCTGCTGATGCTGGACGCCAACCAGGCCTGGACGTTCGACGACGCCCTGACGATGGCGGAACAGCTGGCCACCTGGCGCCCGGAATGGCTTGAAGAGCCGATGAGGGCCGATACCCCCCTCGCCCGCTGGCGACAGCTGGCTGAACACAGCCCAATTCCGCTGGCGGGCGGTGAAAACCTGACTGGTACAGAGGCATTTAACAACGCCATGGACTGCTGGCTGAAGATTGTCCAGCCCGATACAGCAAAATGGGGCGGCGTCAGCGGCGTTATGCAATTGATTCCCGACATTCAGCGCCGCGGCCTGCGCTACTGCCCTCACTATCTGGGCGCCGGGATCGGCCTGCTGGTCTCGGCTCACCTGCTGGCCGCCAGCGGCGGCGACGGTATGCTGGAGATCGACGCCAATCCCAATCCATTACGTGAATGGCTATGCGGTCCCCTTGCCAGACTCCAGGCGGGCCACGCTCAACTGGGCGACGCGCCGGGTATTGGTATCACGCCGGATATAGAACAGCTGCAGCGCCAGCTTCCCCACTAA